Proteins encoded by one window of Halictus rubicundus isolate RS-2024b chromosome 18, iyHalRubi1_principal, whole genome shotgun sequence:
- the Rtnl1 gene encoding reticulon isoform X3: protein MEAEPVCPMNFPEKAKEKDDTGAVCKKPCQASGNPCFWNILDPHAWFNPERLNPKVADLIYYRDPKKTGAVFGAILCVLLSLASFSLISVLAYVSLLTLTGTVAFRIYKTVFQAIQKTSDGHPFKDILELDLTVPAEKVHEVADVAVAHANAAVNELRRLFLVEDFVDSLKFGVFLWCLTYVGSWFNGLTLLILQVVSLFTLPKVYEMNKAQIDQNLALVYGNINELTAKVKAAIPLGKKEPVKEE, encoded by the exons ATGGAAGCGGAACCGGTATGCCCTATGAATTTTCCGGAAAAGGCCAAGGAAAAGGACGACACCGGCGCGGTTTGCAAGAAACCGTGTCAAGCCAGCGGGAATCCTTGCTTCTGGAATATCCTTGATCCGC ACGCATGGTTTAACCCCGAGAGACTGAATCCGAAAG TCGCAGATTTAATCTACTACCGCGACCCGAAGAAAACGGGCGCCGTTTTCGGAGCCATACTCTGCGTGCTCCTCTCGCTGGCCTCGTTCAGCCTCATCAGTGTACTCGCTTATGTCTCCCTACTCACCCTCACCGGCACTGTCGCCTTCAGGATCTACAAGACAGTTTTCCAAGCCATCCAGAAGACGTCCGATGGACATCCATTCAA GGACATCTTGGAGCTGGACCTAACAGTACCAGCGGAGAAGGTGCACGAAGTCGCGGATGTAGCCGTCGCGCATGCAAACGCGGCGGTCAACGAACTTCGCAGGCTCTTCCTCGTTGAGGATTTCGTCGACTCGCTGAAATTCGGCGTCTTCCTTTGGTGCCTCACCTACGTAGGTTCTTGGTTCAATGGCTTGACTCTGCTAATCCTCC AAGTGGTTAGCCTCTTCACGCTACCGAAGGTGTACGAGATGAACAAGGCGCAGATCGATCAGAATTTGGCCTTGGTGTATGGCAACATCAACGAGCTCACCGCTAA GGTGAAAGCCGCGATACCGCTTGGTAAGAAAGAGCCAGTGAAGGAAGAGTAA
- the Rtnl1 gene encoding reticulon isoform X4, whose translation MAITREDLADLIYYRDPKKTGAVFGAILCVLLSLASFSLISVLAYVSLLTLTGTVAFRIYKTVFQAIQKTSDGHPFKDILELDLTVPAEKVHEVADVAVAHANAAVNELRRLFLVEDFVDSLKFGVFLWCLTYVGSWFNGLTLLILQVVSLFTLPKVYEMNKAQIDQNLALVYGNINELTAKVKAAIPLGKKEPVKEE comes from the exons ATGGCCATTACGAGGGAGGACC TCGCAGATTTAATCTACTACCGCGACCCGAAGAAAACGGGCGCCGTTTTCGGAGCCATACTCTGCGTGCTCCTCTCGCTGGCCTCGTTCAGCCTCATCAGTGTACTCGCTTATGTCTCCCTACTCACCCTCACCGGCACTGTCGCCTTCAGGATCTACAAGACAGTTTTCCAAGCCATCCAGAAGACGTCCGATGGACATCCATTCAA GGACATCTTGGAGCTGGACCTAACAGTACCAGCGGAGAAGGTGCACGAAGTCGCGGATGTAGCCGTCGCGCATGCAAACGCGGCGGTCAACGAACTTCGCAGGCTCTTCCTCGTTGAGGATTTCGTCGACTCGCTGAAATTCGGCGTCTTCCTTTGGTGCCTCACCTACGTAGGTTCTTGGTTCAATGGCTTGACTCTGCTAATCCTCC AAGTGGTTAGCCTCTTCACGCTACCGAAGGTGTACGAGATGAACAAGGCGCAGATCGATCAGAATTTGGCCTTGGTGTATGGCAACATCAACGAGCTCACCGCTAA GGTGAAAGCCGCGATACCGCTTGGTAAGAAAGAGCCAGTGAAGGAAGAGTAA